DNA sequence from the Vicinamibacterales bacterium genome:
GGGCGACGAGCGCCCCGGCGGCGATCGTCGCGAGCACCGCGGTCAGCCGCACCAGCTTGAACGTGTCCATGAGCTGCAGCAGCGCGAGCAGGATCAGCACCGGGACGATGGCGAGCGCGACGTTCATCGCAGGATCTTGAAGGAGAGCATCAGCTCGCCGGCGGGACGCCGGCCGTCCGCGATCGCGACGGCGCCGCCGAACGACAGCGTCATGTCCTGGTTGGAGAGCACCGTCAGCCGCAGATCGACCTGGCCGCCGATGCTGGCCACGCGCCGTCCCGCGGCGCGCTCGTCGAGGTTGGTCGCCAGGCCGGTGGCGAACACCGCCGGGCGGAGCCACGTCGCGTGCAGGCCGGGCGTGCCCAGACGGCGGAACCGCCATGGCGGCAGGTTCCATTCGACGCTCGCCTTGGCGAAGTTGCGCGCCGGGATCTCGTTCAGCTCGACGCCCGGCAGGCTCTCGACGTGGCGGTAGCGCTTCTCGTCGCCGCGGTCGACGTAGTTGTTGCCGAAGCCGCCGAAGTAGAAGTTGGCGAACGGGTCGTCGCGATCGCGCGGCGAGAATCCGCCGGCCGTGCGCAGCCAGATCGACGAGTGGCCGAGCGGCAGGCCGCGGCCGCGGTCGAACGTGCCGTGCAGCCGCGGAAAGAGCGTCCCATTGACGACGTCGCCGCGCAGCTCGAGCGACCACTTGCGCCCGGTCTCTTCGTCGACGTAGCCGAGCGAGTTGCGGACGTCGGTGAAGGTGAGCGCCGATCGCAGCGTCACCAGCCGGTCGACGTCGACGGCCACGTTCTGGAACTCGGGCAGCCGATCGAGGTTGCCGGACACCGCGGCGCTGACATCGAGGTCGAGCCGGCGCGGCTCGTCGAAGACGAGCGCGCTGCGGCGGCCGGCGAGGAACCGGTATCCCTTGCGTCCGACCTTCGTCGGTCCGAAGAGATCGTAGAAGTCGGCGCGATTCCACGACGCGCTCGCGCGCCAGTCGTAGCGCTCGTAGTCCGCGGAGAGGTGGACGCGCTCGCCGGCGGAGACGTTCGCGGCCGGCGAGACGGACGCGGTCAGGCGCAGGCGGTTGAACATCAGCGGGTCCGACAGGTTGAGCGCCACGCCGCCGGCGGCGGTGTCCTTGTAACCCTGCACGATCGGATAGAACGACTCGCGCTGGAGACCGCCGCCCAGCCGGTAGGTGCCGGTGCGCTTCTCGATCGTGTCATACGGCACGGCGGCGGGGGACCCGAGCATCCACGTCTTCAGCACCGGCCGCTCCTCGATGAGACGCTCGCCGAGGAACGTGATCGGGCTGACGTCCTCGAGCGGCTTCGGATCGATCCGCGCCGGCACGAATCCCTGTCCGGTATAGCGGAACACGATCAGCCCGCCGTCAGGCAGCGGCACCGGACGGAAGAACCCCGAGTCGGTGTTGCTGACGGCATCCAGCTTCTTCGTCGCCAGATCGAACCGGAAGATGTTGGAGACGCCGGTGTAGTACGAGCTGCCGAACAGGTAGCGGGCGTCCGGCGAGAACACGAAGCCGTTCGGCGTCGCGGTGCCGAAGTCGAAGCGCGCCACCGGCGCGGTCTCGCCGCCGAGCAGCGCCGCGATGTCCAGCACCCGGACGTCCTGCTTCCCCGAGATTTCCCCGAACGATCCGGAGATCCGCGAGCCATCGGGCGAGATGTCGATGTCGTACATCGACGTCCCGTACGGCCAGGTGATGATGCGCTCCCAGTCGGCGTACGGCGGCTTCATGCGCACCAGCGTCGACAGGCCGTTGAGGTGCCGGATGCCCCAGATCGATCGATCCGCGGCGTTGTAGGCGAGGTCGCCGATACGGGCATCCTTCTGGAGGACGCGGGTGCGCCGCGTCGCCGGATCGAGCTGCACGAGATCGCGGTGCGATCCGTTGTCGGTCGTGTAGTAGATCCGGCGATCCGACGGATTCCACACCAGCGACGTCACCGTGTAGATCAACGGCCCCTTGATGTCGACCAGGCGCTCGAGCGTGCCGGCCGCCGTGGCGATGCGCGAGACGTGCGCGACGGCGCCGGGATAGTTGAGCCCCGCATAGAGGGACGCGGTGGCCGCATCGAAGTAGGCGCGCGACACCGAGCCGAGCGGGCGCGACGTGATGTCGCGAAACGGCGTCAGCGGATACTGCCGCACCTGCGCCAGGTTCTGCTGCTGGAACGCATGCTCGTCCGCCACCCACGCCTGCCACGCGGACTCGAGCGAGACGCCGAACACCTTCCGGAACTGCGAGGCGTAGTAGCCGCGGCTGCCGGGCCCGCGCGACACCCACTCGATCAGCTTCTCCGGCGTATGGCGGCGCGCCAGCCAGGTCATGAACCGCGTGCCGTAGAGATACGAATTCACCTGCGTCTGGAAGTCGATCTTGGTCCCTTCCGACAGCAGCCCGAGCGGGTCGTAGAACTGGACGTTGTCGCGCACCATCGCGCGGAACACCATCTCGTCGTAGCCGCCCTGCGCGCGGCCGAGGCCGCCGGCCATCCAGGTGTCGACGAAGACGGCAATTCCCTCGTGGTACCAGCGCGGCGCGGCGACGCGCGGCGTGGTCAGATACCAGTAGAGCAGCGACTCCGGGTGCTCGGCGAGCGGCAGCACCTTGCCGCCGAACAGCCGCCGGAACGTCCGATCGGCCCCGGCCGCCTGATCCATCGTCAGGATGTGGACCAGTTCGTGGTTGGTCAGCGTCGACATCCGCTCGTTGGCCGCCATCGTCTCGAAGGCGAAGTTGAGCGGCGCAATCTGGACCGAGATCACGTTCCGCGGCACCACGCCGGCGGCGGCGTTGCCGGCGTCCGCGAGATCGACGAGCAGCATCGTCATCCGCTCGCGCGAGTCGAAGCCGAACAGCCGCCGTTCGAACGCCAGCGCGTTCAGGAACACGCGCGCCGCGTGGGGCACCAGGTACGACTCGGTGCCATCGAAATAGACGATGCGGACTTCGGGGATTTCGACGGTGGTGAGCTGCGCGCGGACGGACCGGCTGCAGGCGAGCAGGACCGTGACGGTCAGGACGATCCGAACGAGGGCCCGGCGGACCATGCGAGGGGCAGCGTACAGCACGAGCCGGCCGCACGGGGCGGCCGGCTGCATGCTGTCGTCCTCCGGGCGTTACCGCGCGACGGCCAGGGCTCTGGCGCCGAGGGCGTCGACGAAGGCGCGGCTGGAGAGCGCGTCGGCGAACGCCTGGGTCCGCATCGCTTCGGCGATGGCGGCGTTCTCCATGGCCCGGCCCAGCGCGCCGCGGCCGATGGCGTCGGCGATGGCGCTGCTCTCGAGCGCCTGGGCGATGGCGCCGGATTCGATGGCCCGCGCCAGCGCGGCCTGATCGAGGGCCCGCGCCAGCAGACCGCTCTCGGCGGCGCGTCCGAGCGCGCCGCTCTCGAGCGCGCGCAGCACTGCGTCGTAGCGGAGCGCTTCGGCCATGGCGCCGGTCTTCAGCGCCTCGGCGAACGCCTCCACCTTGAGCGCCCGCACGAGCGCCTCGTTCTCGCGCGCCAGGCGGACGGCTTCGCGGCTGCCGGCGGCGTAGTTCTTCGCGACCAGCTCGACGACCCGCGCGTTCCTCAGCGCCTCGAGCACCTGCGCGCTGGCGAGCGCTTCCCGCACCTGGGCGTTCATCAGCGCCTCGCGAACGTGCGCGTTCGCCAGGGCCTCGCGCGTCTGGGCATTGGCCAGCACTTCACGCATCCGCGCGTTGCGGAGCGCTTCGCGCATCTGCGCGTTCATGAGCGCTTCGCGGACCTGCGCGTTGCGGAGGGCGTCACGAACCTGCGCGTTCGCCAGCGCATCGCGCACCGCGGCGTCGGCCATCAGCGACCGCGCTTCGGGGTCCTTCATCAGGCGCGCCACGACGTCGCTCTGAAGGACCTCCTGAATGGACGCGTCGCCGAGCTTCACGTCCGACGCGGTCAACTGCTGCGCCTGCTGGCGCTTGGCGGCGCCGATCGCCCCTTCGGTGCCCCTGTCGACCAGCGGCCAGCCGGTGGTGGTGAAAACAGCGATGAACACCGCGGCGGCCGCGGATAGCCCGATTAACACCTTTTTCGCCATGAACGTGTCCTTTCCTCCGTAAGATGCACGTGTGCGGCCTGCCCGCACGGAAGCCATCACGTCCCGCACCAGGTTCGGAGGCGGCGGGTCGCCGTCGTCGAGTTCGTCCAGCAGCGCGTTCACGCGATCCATCGCCGGACTGCGGAACGGCTCGTCGCGTTCAGTTCGATCCATCAGCTCATCTCTCCCAGCAGCATTTCCGCGAGCCGCTGACGCGCCGAATAGAGCCGCGACTTCACGACCTTGGCGGGAATCTCGAGCGTCGCCGCGATGTCGTCGTACGAAAGGTCGGCGAAATGCCGCAGCACGATCACCTGCCGGTATTCGTCGGTGAGTGCCAGTAACGCTTTCTGCACGCGCTGCCTCCGCTCGCTCCGCTCCAGCGCGTCGAGCGGCGTCCCGTTTCCCGCCAGCTCGAACGCCGCTTCCTCCTGCTCGTGCCGCCGCCGCCCGCGCCGCGCGTTCAGGCATTCGTTCAGCAGAATCCGATACATCCAGCTGAAGAACCGGAACCGCGGGTCGAAACTCCGGAGGTTCTGGAACGCCTTCACGAAGGCCGCCTGGGTGGCGTCGCTCGCGTCCGCGGGGTCGCCCAGCATCCGCAGCGCCACCTTGAACAGCACCCGCTGATGGCGGGTCACCAGCACCTCGAACGCCTCGACGTCGCCCGCCACCGCCCGCTGCGCCAGCGCTCCGTCGTCGTCAGGGTTCTGCATTGAAATACACTCGCCGTTACGAAAAGTTGGCGCCGTGGGGCGGGCTGAGTCTATAGCGGGACCAACGGTCAAACTCGATGAAATCGGTATGGCGGCTCGAAATCGACCGGGAGATTCAGGACGGCGTCCTGGTCCTGCGGCTGGGCGGCAGGCTCGGCACGGCCTCGTCCGGCGCGCTGATAGACGCGGTAATTCAAGGACTCGCCGAGGGTTATCGCGCCGTCATGCTCGATCTGCAGGAGATCGACTACATGAGCAGCGCCGGGCTGATGGCTGTCGACGCGTCGGCAGGGCGCGCGCGGAGCCAGGGGGGCGCACTGGTGCTCTGCGCCGCCTGCGACGCGGTGCGGCTGGTGCTGGAGTTCGGCGGGCTGCTGGCCGACGTCCCGCTGGAGCCGTCCCGCGCCGCCGGACTCGAGCGCCTGCGCCGGGAAAGCGGCCCTGAATAGAGCTGGCCGCTTCCGGCTTCCAGCTGTCGGCTTCCAGCTTCCGGCTGCCGGCTTCCAGCTTTCGGCTTCCAGCTTCCGGCTGCCGGCTTCTGTCACAGGGTCAGGCGATCGACCTCCAGCACGGTCCGGAGCAGCACGTCGGCGCCGCGGGCGCAGTCGTCCCACTCGGTCCGTTCCTTCGGCGAATGGCTGATGCCGCCGATGCTCGGCACGAAGATCATGCCCATGGGCCCGAGCGTGGCCGCCATCTGGGCGTCGTGGCCGGCGCCGCTGGGCAGCCGCGTGTGGGTGAAGCCGAGGCCCGCCGCGGCGCGCTCGATCGCGGACTGCACCGACGGCGTCGCCAGCGCCGGTCCGTAATGGCCGGTCGGCGCGATCTCGATCGTCGTCTTCGTCGCTGACGCAATCGCACGCGCGCGGGACGCGATCGCGTCCGCGATCGACGCCAGCTTCGCTTCCGACAGGTCGCGCAGCTCGATCGTCAGCTCCGCCCTGCCGGGGATGACATTCGCGGCATTCGGCGTGACGTCGAGGCGCCCGACGGTGCCGACCTGCGGTCCCTGCACGCGCGTCACCTCTTCGCGGACCGCAAGCACGACCTGCGACGCCGCGATCAGCGCATCCTGCCGATCCGCCATCATCGTCGTGCCCGCGTGATTGGCGAAACCGCTCACCGTCGCCCGGTACCGCGAGATCGAGACAATTCCTTCGACGACGCCGATCTGGACGCGCCGCCGATCGAGCGTGCCGCCCTGTTCGATGTGCAGCTCGAGATAGCAGTGAATCGTGCCCGGCTGCCGGCGCGCGCCGGCGATCCGATCGGGATCCCCGCCGATGCGGCGAATGCCGTCTGCCTTGCGCAGGCCCTGATGGATCTGATCCATCTCTCCGGCGACGAGCTGCCCGGCGGCGGCGCGGCTGCCATTCAGGCCGTTGGGGAACGTCCCGCCTTCTTCGTGCGCCCAGATGACGACTTCGAGCGGATGCCGCGTGACGATGCGTGCGGCGTCGAGGGCGCGGATGGTCTCAATCGCCGCGAGCGACCCGAGGTCGCCGTCGAAGTTGCCGCCCTGCGGGACCGAATCGATGTGGGAACCGAAGAGAATCGGGCGCAGTGTCGCGTCCTGCCCGGCGCGCACGGCAAAGATGTTCCCGGCCGGATCGATGCGCGGATTCAGTCCGGCGCCGCGCATCAGGCCGATCGCATACGCGCGTCCCTGGATATCCGCGTCCGAGTACGCCGTCCGGCTGACGCCGTCGGCGAAGCTGCCGCCGGCGGGCCGCCCGAACGCGCTGAGCGCCTCGATCTCCTGGCGGAGCCTGGCGGCATCGATTCGGGGCGCGGTGGATTGGGCGCGCAACGGCGCCGCCGCCGCCACCGCCGCCGAGGCCATCGTGTGCAGGAAATCACGCCGCTTCATGCGGCGGCCATTATCGACTGTTTACCGGTCGTCCTTCACGGGGGGGCGTGACGCCTCGACGAAGGCCAGCTCGCGGGCGACCTCTTCCCGGATCTTCCGCTCCCGGCGCTCCGCCAGCGCGCGATCGATGGTGCCGACGAGCGCACCGAGATCAAGACCGCAGCACCTGCCGGCATACGCCGCATACTGCCGCTGGAAATCAGTGAGCGTGAAGGTCTCGCGCAGGTGCTCCTCCAGCGTCGGCACCCAGGGGCGGCCGGTGACGTGGGTGCGGAACGTGGGCCGGAGCTGGACCGGCTCCTTCGGCGCGAGACGGGTGGCGGCAGGCTTGTTCAGGCGCTGCTTGATGCGCGACAACGACGGCGCGGGCGGATCTCCGGGGTCCTGCGGCGCGGCGCCGAGGCCGGTCTGCCCGTACACCGCAATCGCGGCGCAGCACAGCACACGGATACACCCCTGCCGGAAGATACCCACGATTACAGCTTAGACGACAACGAGTGCAGTCCGGCCGTGAGCGGCAAGACCCTGCCGGCGGCTAGGGACCGACCCGGGCGCGCAGCTCCGATGTGTGCGTCCGTCCGCGATCGTCGTCTGTGTCGATGAAGATCACGAGCGTGCCCTCGGACGCGACGCCGCAGTCGAACGCCAGGAAGAACGGGAGCGACTGCAGAGTCCCGGGAATCGGAATCGGTCCCGTCGACGGCAGCGGAGCGATGCCGGGGATCGGAATCGGCAGCGTGGGCAGCGTCGAGACTGGAGCGGTCAGCGGCGACGCGCTGGGTATCGGCATCACGCGCGGCAGGGACGTGACGCCGAGCATGTCGGTGAACCTGAACCGCAGGCCGCGCAGCGTCACGTCGCCGCCGCGGATCACGATGATGATCCGGGTGCCGAACAGCGGTCCGGGCCCGCACCGGCCGGGAAGAAACTCCGGCCTGAGCGTCGCGGGTTCGAAGCCGAAGGTCGAGCTGGTCACGCTGGCGGTGAGCGCGGTAGGCGCGTTGGTGACCGACACGTCCGTCCGGTCGCAGGCGACGAGGACAAAAAGCAGCAACAGTCCGCCGTACATCGGCAAGCGCATGGACATCGCACACCTCGTGCGAGTGCCTGTAGCAACCGTCGTGCTCGCCGCGCCGTCTCGGCGGTGGCATCACCGGCCGCGGAACGTGCACGTGCCTCGGTACACAAACGTGGGATTGCCGTCGGCGTTGACGCCTGTGCCGGTCACGTCGAGCGCGCAGCGCACCTTCGGCCCAGCCAGGTGATTGAACAGGAACACGCGGCCGAACTCCGATCCGGTCTTCAGATCGACCTCGAAGCGGAACTGGTCGTCGTGAATCAGCACCGGCTCGGATCCGGCGATGGTGCCGGAGTAGACCTGCTCGCCGGTATTCACCAGCGTGCCGTTCACGAAGTCGAACACCGACGTGACGTGAT
Encoded proteins:
- a CDS encoding sigma-70 family RNA polymerase sigma factor → MQNPDDDGALAQRAVAGDVEAFEVLVTRHQRVLFKVALRMLGDPADASDATQAAFVKAFQNLRSFDPRFRFFSWMYRILLNECLNARRGRRRHEQEEAAFELAGNGTPLDALERSERRQRVQKALLALTDEYRQVIVLRHFADLSYDDIAATLEIPAKVVKSRLYSARQRLAEMLLGEMS
- a CDS encoding STAS domain-containing protein produces the protein MKSVWRLEIDREIQDGVLVLRLGGRLGTASSGALIDAVIQGLAEGYRAVMLDLQEIDYMSSAGLMAVDASAGRARSQGGALVLCAACDAVRLVLEFGGLLADVPLEPSRAAGLERLRRESGPE
- a CDS encoding Zn-dependent hydrolase, translated to MKRRDFLHTMASAAVAAAAPLRAQSTAPRIDAARLRQEIEALSAFGRPAGGSFADGVSRTAYSDADIQGRAYAIGLMRGAGLNPRIDPAGNIFAVRAGQDATLRPILFGSHIDSVPQGGNFDGDLGSLAAIETIRALDAARIVTRHPLEVVIWAHEEGGTFPNGLNGSRAAAGQLVAGEMDQIHQGLRKADGIRRIGGDPDRIAGARRQPGTIHCYLELHIEQGGTLDRRRVQIGVVEGIVSISRYRATVSGFANHAGTTMMADRQDALIAASQVVLAVREEVTRVQGPQVGTVGRLDVTPNAANVIPGRAELTIELRDLSEAKLASIADAIASRARAIASATKTTIEIAPTGHYGPALATPSVQSAIERAAAGLGFTHTRLPSGAGHDAQMAATLGPMGMIFVPSIGGISHSPKERTEWDDCARGADVLLRTVLEVDRLTL